accaaggccgcccgtaagagcgcacctgcaaccggtggagtcaagaaaccacatagatacaggccaggaacagtcgctctccgagaaatcaggagataccagaagagcacagagctcctcatcaggaaactccccttccagagattagtccgtgaaatcgcccaggacttcaaaactgatctccgattccagagttcagccgtcatggccctacaggaagccagcgaagcctacttggtcggtctcttcgaggataccaacttgtgcgcaatccacgccaagagagtaaccatcatgccaaaggatatccaattggcacgaagaatccgtggagaacgtgcttaagaagtgtgattttttcaccaaaacataacggcccttttcagggccaccaatatttttcaaaaagaatctataaattgttgtacatgaaaattagaaacatagctgaacccctcttttcccccatctctctctctcttttatttcttcttgttgaatccatctatatgcaaagcaatacatagacaaaaaataaattttatgatatatatatacacacaagtctcatcacaaaaaaaaagggggggggggtgtttgtttatcatggtacatgtacgtccttgtgtgtagaatattaaatagtacattatataaaaaaaaagatcaacatatgaatgtttctatctgtacttctgttcttttcttttattttcttcgcttgttttgtcttgtcttcttttgatgtattatttacaccagtagtctagaccaaagaaagagaaccaccaactggccaaaatataacctttttttttaagttagagtttaaatatcatgtataattcattaatttgaatatttcttttagaaaagctgatattacagggtacttttatcaaaaatttagagctttttttcagtcagaattgtaaagaaaatttttatcatgtatgtagtaatatattttgtccactttagagtcttgtcttgctgctagtttacaaaatcatgaaatttctatttaaattaatataatttcggtacgggtccaagtagtccccacaaaatttcactgtaggaagtccatgtaagcatatatcttgcacttataagcttttttatatgataaaaagtagttttcagacttattataaacttttctggctaaaagatgtcttcagaatagtaagtatatgtgtgcgcattaacatttttattggattggctgatgaaattgtcatcgtcatactgtggataaa
This Mytilus edulis unplaced genomic scaffold, xbMytEdul2.2 SCAFFOLD_2535, whole genome shotgun sequence DNA region includes the following protein-coding sequences:
- the LOC139504822 gene encoding histone H3, which codes for MARTKQTARKSTGGKAPRKQLATKAARKSAPATGGVKKPHRYRPGTVALREIRRYQKSTELLIRKLPFQRLVREIAQDFKTDLRFQSSAVMALQEASEAYLVGLFEDTNLCAIHAKRVTIMPKDIQLARRIRGERA